TTAGGAGCCAGCCCTGTAATGGCCACTCACGTTCAAGAAGTGGAAAGCAGAGCCTGGTGCTTGATGCCTGTAGGCTGATGGGCCCCATGGCAGGCTGTGGTTCTTCACCAAGCCCTAGAGCTGAGCGTGGAGggatgggctgtgctgcagagccttctgctgggctccatcaaaGTGTGGGCAATTCACATTGTTTAATGAGTCTGTTAATGTGACATCTTTTGAAATTTGGATCGTATAAATATGGCCCCGTTTAAAGAAGTCTGCAGGATAGAGTGCTCTCTGGTTTACATTTTCTAGTAATGAACATAAATGATGGTcttgttttaaagcagaagacaagccaaggaaaaatgaagagaaagtgACGTTAGGATAGTCCTTGCAGGTTAATAATGGAATCTCACAGTGGCTTTTTGAAAGCCTGTGTCCCTGGAATAATCCTGGTGAAACCCCTGCTGTTCCCAGGTTCCTGCTGCACGTACCAGGCATTACCACATCCATCACTCAGCCCTGCTGGGAGGAGGGCTTGTGCTGTCATGGAGCTTGTGGAAGAAATGGCATTTCCCCTTTGCTTCTTGCAAAGCACAGGAGGGTTTGTGTCGCCAAGGCTCTCTCACTGCATGTGATATCTTTGCAAAGCACAGGAGAAAAGCATTATCTTGTCTGTTGCCTTGACGTTTGCAGATTATGCATTACTGAACGTATTACTCTCAGCTTGCCTTGGTGTCTTTGAAATCCACTGGTCAGCTTCCACAGAATCGGGTGAATGGTTGAGGCTGCACAAGATTCCTGAGCAGCTGGGACAGAAGAGCTCCTGTCAGTATTGCCCAGCGAGGGAGGAGCACTGCGTTGTCTCATTGATGCACTCTGGGGGGCTGCGTGCTATGGGACTCTGGGACATTGGAAAAGCTGTTTCCATTGGAACAATGTGCCTTTCACTTCACTGTCCCCAGCAGTTCAATGCCAGCCGTCTTGTGTGAAGAAGTCTGGTTGCTTaccttcctgctgctgagtttaattatttttataatttcttgGCAGGTTTTCTTGCATCCTCACAATGAAGGTGGCACAGTGCCATGTGCTGTTATCCTGGTCCTCATGGGGACTTGCTGCTCCTGGTGCAGAGTGACTTCCTTTTAGCCTACCAGCATCCCAGATAATGTCCAATATAATGTTGTCTGTCTACACAGAGAGAACAACTTGTGCCTTGCTGAATTTAGGGGGAAAAGAATCAGTCTTTGTTTATAACTCCACTTTTGCAAAGTGGTTGTTAGAAGTACACAGCTGATACCTCATGGATACCACACATCTGtgttgcagctttctgcagtgaTAAATGCTTAAATGTGAAGCTTGCATGTTTAGCAATGAACAATGGATTTAAAGTTGAAGGCTAGTTGTTAAATGAGATTTAACTCATTGATCTTGctataaaattaataaaaatgctattttactTGAACCCAGAAGGCTTCGTAATAGTAAAAGAACACTATTTTCTACCAGTGCCTTAGCTGCAGTTAagaagctttgtttttttgtttttttgtttttttttaagctcttaTATTTAATGAGCTTTTTTAGCAATGCAAATTTGCTTGCCTGAAGTAAATCCTTCAGATCTGATTTACAGACGTGAGATACGATCCATATAGAACTTCTAACCTAATGTGGCCGGAGCAACTTTTGGAATGAGCTTAGTTGTGCAAGGTGTGCCATAGCACTACACTGTTCGTAGTGGATGAAATGTAACAGTAAGATGTTATGATCCTCGTGTTGGCAGCTTTTAGTAGAAAAGTCCTGGGCTTTGCCTGCCAGCTGGAACCAAGCAGTTAGAAGCTGACATTAGGCTGATAGTAGCTGCTCACGTGCAACTTTTCCTTCCAGTAAGCATATATTTCTTGGTTGTGTGGGCTGAGGTTCTTCACATGTCAAATTCAGGAGGTGTTCTGTAAGCACCTGCTGCTAGGCTGGATAAACCTTGTTCTTCTGCACTCGATGCAATTTGCCATCACCTTCAGCAGAAGCATATTTCTCACTTTCAAAAACGCACAGTGAGACTCGGGAGTCCTTATCTTATGAAATTTGAGGAGATAATTTTAATTACCTTCTAATAATTAAATTACTAAATTCAGAAAACCAAATCAGCAAAACGATCTACAGTATAATTGGATTTGTTGTATGTACTCCAAAATCAGTCAAGATTTCATGATTAAATAGGAAGTAGCATgctaaaaagcagcagcaaaggcaggATCTCTCACATCATTCTTATACATGCCACAAATAAGAGCAGGATATCAAGGATATAAAGGATATAAATGCCCTTTTAAATATCTTGTTTGTGTTCATGTGCTTTTCCTAAATTGCCCAAAGACCAAAACACTGATCTAGCAGTAAAGAGTCACGTACTTTGCTCAGTGTCTTCAAGTTTGAATACTTGTGGGAAAGTCTTTGCTAAACAAACCATAAAACTGGAGTTTAGAATTAACTATAGAACCAGTTAAAAGACCCAGACTCAGTAAGCAGCCAGCATGAAGTAAGTATGGGAAGGAATTTAGCCCTCAGCCATGTTCACTGATCAGATCTCCctggaaaaggagaacaaaggCTCCAGTAGAAGTTTGGGCTGGTACATTTGTAGAACACTCTGAGCTTATCATTAGCCAAGAGCAAGGGAATCCACTCCAAGAGAACGCATCATGTTCCACTAGTGCAGAATCAGTCAGTGCTATGAACGAAGCGGGGCATCTGAGACAGAGCACAGCATCATAGTTTGGAAATAGCTTCTTCCTTCTGGTGCCTGCCTTGTGTGAAGGTGACCTCTCGGTTCTCTTCTTTTTTGCAGCTGAAACAGGACATCtacattaaatatttgtaattgcaacaaaggaaaagcactattagttattttaaaagtgccATTACTCAAgcatgaagttatttttctctgaactgGTGCAAATGCCAGAGTAGCTCATTGTTACATAGGTTTCAGGAGAATACATCCTGTGTGCTAAAGTCAATGCCAATCACAAAGTTATcgcaggacgaggggaaatggttttaagttgagggaggggagatttagattggatgtcagggggaagttctttatagagagaagggtgaggtgctggaacagctgcccagagaggctgtggatgccccgtccatccctggaggtgttcaaggccaggttggatggagccctgggcagcctggtttagcattaaacgtggaggttggtggccctgcatgtggcagggcgttggagatttgtgatccttgaagtcccttctaaccctggccattctgtggttctgtgatacGAGCAGGCTGTAGAAAAGTTTGTCACGTCAGTCTTTTTTCCCAGAATTTGGCCTTTTTTCCCTAAATGGCCTCTTGTCAGTGcagattttttccccttagtgTGACCTTTGGGAGAGACTGTCTCTAAAATTATTCCCTCTTGTTTCACTTCTTGTTCTTGCATGATAAAAGGCAATTGGAGAGGCGGAAAAGCTGCAAGTTTGTTGTCTAACCCATGTATGTGTCCTGTTCAGTTTGGAAAGGGACTCTCATTTCATAACTGTTTGTGGGAATAGCTAAACTGACATGTTTTTGCCTTCTcacatattttttcctatttcttgtCTTTGTATCTCTCACAAGCGTTGCTACAGTAGTTAACAATGGCACTGTCAGTACAATGAACTGTGGTGCTATTTATCACAGAAATCAACCATTCCTCCAGTGGAAACAAATCCCTTAGGTAGATCCTTCTTAGCCACATAAACATTTTTTGCTGGCGATGAAACAGAACTACTTTGAAGTGTAGGATACTGAAGAAATAACATCTACTGTGGTTAAAAGTCTCAAGGGAGGAATTAATATATCGTAAAGATCAAATGTTACCACTTTAAAAATCATCCTGGTTTTCAGACACAGAAGCTTTTCTCtgcattagagaaaaaaaaaattgctttgacttgttttcctgtgctgtgacagcagaaCATCTTACCTTTTCCTCCTGCATAGGCAACAAGCTACTAGAAGGAAGATGAGAACTCCCATAATGCAGGCTAtcacaacagaaacaagaacaCCTAGAAGAAAAGGGGAATCATACAAAGCAGTTGAATTCATTTACCTGGGAGGAAAATGCTGATTGCTAATCTGTCATAACACTTTCTTCCCACATCTGCAACTTTCCTGCCATGTTGTACCCACTGCCACTTGTATCACTTTTGCAGTCATGGAAGGGATAAGTTTGCACAGGTGTGTATCAGAAAGTCCCAATCCCACAGCTGAGTCCATAGTCAGGATGTCAAATCAGATGCCTGCTGCAGTCACAACGCCAACATGCAGCCAAAGGCACAGCAGATGTCTTTGGCTTCctgggcacaggctgcccagggaagctgtgcgTGTCCCATTgcggaggcattcaaggctgggctgAAAGGAGCCGTGGGCAGGCCTGATCTGTGGGTGGCAACAGGCCCACagaagggggttggaactctgtaatccttaaggtcccttccattcCAAATCAtgatgtgattctgtgatttgatgcTGTAACGTATTGGCATCAGCAAAAATGAAGAGCTAAACTCAGGAAACAAAGGATGTTAGATTTGATGCCTGTTGTTTTTTCATGGCAGGACACTATTGATTTTGAGCAGCTGAAGAGTGATGTGCTTTGTCTTTGATAACATTGATTAAAGGCACCTAAAAAGGTAAGAATGAAATCCAGATTGCAGTGTGAACAACTGAATGATCTCATGTTTGTATTGAGATGTTAAGCACTATCGCTATAATCTCGCTTTTGATAAAGATGTAATTTTTACAGTAGAagtatttttgctcttttggCTGACCCAAAGACCATGAAGGTGAGTATTGttcacattttcatatttcattcacatactattttttatgttttatgaaATTGTCTCTAAGTAAAGgcaagtttttgttttatgaaatttACTTACAGTAAAGGCAGGTTTTGCTACAGTGAAAGTGCATCACATGGGCTGCAAAATCTAACACCAAATAGAAAATTACAGAACAAAAGCTTGTAGTTTAAAGGGGAGAGGTAGGGAAAACTCAAACTTCGTATTTTAGATTTCTGTTTGATGAGGATATCTTAGGAAATTCAGATAGAAAGCTTTTTAACAACACTACACACCTGTTCCTGTTTAATTTGTGAGCACTGCAAGGTTTGAGTCtctagaggttccttccaacccctgcaattctgtgattgctgTAATAAATCTCAGCTGTGTGTGTGGAGCTGATTTTATTGGAACAGGTTCCTAACaggcaaaatacattttaagcaTGTTTGAGTTTTGGTGAGTGATCCTCTAGGATTTGAGGCGTTTTGAACTTTAGTGCTTATTCATGTTGAGCATGAGTTTAGATTTTAGTCATTGGCACCCAAACTTGGATGATCTAATACTTCAGTAATTTGAATTTGGGACACAAAGCACAGTTCAGTGGCTCCATTGTGTGGCATGGGCAACTCTGATGAAGATATGCAGCCCTCAGACTTGACACTGCAAAGGCAGAAACGTTGCTCCAAAGGAATGCTTTTAGGTTGAGGCCTGGAGTGTGCACAACAGAACTTCTTTCACAGATTTCTGTAGTTGTCCCAAGCCATGTTTCAGTGAATGgcctctccttcccttttcaACAAGAGTGCTCTGTTCCTGCCTCTGGTACCTCTGGCAACCAGCAGCCAGGTGCtcctcagctgtgctttgggggaaaggttttttctttttcctttttaagttaAGGGACTGCACCTGTGAGGGAGCTTTTATGGTTGGATTAGGTGGAATGTGAGATTACAGGGGACGATGAATGCCTCTCTTGCAGTGGGTAGAACACTTTTGCTGTGGTTCACTGGTGGCCAATGAGCCTCTGTAATTAAGTGTACTTAAACTGAATGGGGTTTCTATTAAATTAGCACTGAGAAATGCCTTCTGTAGCCATAGAGACCAGTTCTTGGGTGAGAACAATGGGGTGGGCAATAACCCATACAACTCAGCCCTAGCAAGTTATGCCAACGttaaggaaaaactgaaaatgcttttatagCAGGTGTCACCTCTGCATGGGAAGCAAACAGTGGAGCTTAGTAGAGGAAGAGCCAAATATTGTTTTTGGCTTTGGCACTGGTTCACAGCAGCAATTTCAAAAATGTCAAATTTGATCCTCTAGATGGACATAATAATGCTTATCCCATTTCTGTGAAGTGTTTAGATCCCCAGATTAAAACCATGCTGCCTGATTTTGTATTGAGTTATTGAGATCACAGATTGTAACTCATTACTTTAAGAATTGAGCGTGATTTATAGAGAGAGAGTAGACAGGTGCAGAAAATTCAGCTTAAGTCCTAgatggaaaacagcatttctcatCCCTGACTGTTGTGAATCATGTTAGCAAACCAGCAACATATGCTTGCTTACTTTCATGAAttgagaggagagaaaaagtgGCAGTTGGATTACCTACAATTCTGAGTTTTAGCACATGGTAGCTGCTCGTTCCAGAACTCCTGTTATTAAAGTATTTCTGCTTAAACATGTCTTCAGTAAAGTGTGCATGGAATTAAGTTAAGTTCCTTATTGTCCAAGCTTACTTAGTTTCCCTCTCTCCCCAGACTTTGGTAATTAAAGCTCTAGCAGTTTTGGGACATTCAGTCCTAGAGAAGTGCAAAAAAGTAGAAGTCAGTTATTTTTGAGATTCCTGTCATGTTTGTTTGCATCACGTACTGCaatttgctctgctttgtgtaTCAGAGGTAATCATGCTATGAGTAGGCCTGTCCAGAGCCAGTTAGTTGCAGGGCATGCTTCATACCCTGCATGTGACAGCAGAAGGATGTCATGGGCTTCTGTTATGTTACTGGATCATACAATATACAGTGTTACAAGTTATTTTTACTTATCAAATTTGAGTTTCTCTTGAGGACCTTTTCCAATTCTCTTTAATTACCCCAGAACACTCTCCCTGAAATGCAAAGCTGTGATTCCTTCTCAACTTGTTGTCTGCACAAAAGTAGGCCTGATATTACTGGGAACCAGAGATGTAACTGAGGAGAGAAGGCCAGCTCAGTTAAGCTGGCTGAAAGCATTCAGCTGTAGGGAGCTATTTAGTGTCTGGAGTGACAGCAGATAGCTCTGCTAAACATGAGGAGGCCAAACAGTCCTCCTCTCTTCATCTCCTTCTCTTTGATTGGGGTCAGAAGGGTTGCTTGGTGTGGCTTGTCTGATAGCTGCTGTGAGACAGAACTTTGTATACACTCTTTGAATGCCATCACTCTTACATAGTTACCCatgcagaaggggaaaaaaaaacaacaacaaaaagaaagctatCTGCAGGAGAGTGGGCCTCTACTTCTGTGCTGGTACAGCGCAACAGGACTGCCACATCCATGCTTCCAGCTTACCCAAATGACTGTGTGCAATTTCTTTGCATAGAAGTGTTTGTACAGCCTACCTTCACGGAAGGAGATAAAAACAAGTCTTTCACGAAACTCCTGAACGTTTCGGAAGTTATTGACCATTTCCAGGGGTTCTGGGTCATCACTCTCTGTGCAGTACATGGCTGTTTCCAGTGCCAGCAGCTGTAAAGGAAAGCACACTGTTCAGCttccagaagcagaaaagacGATGCTGGTGTATCGCTGACGGTGTCTGTTGGAACGTACAGGCATAGTCAAACAGAAAGGGGTACATGAAATAATGCTTGGAAGTCTTACATGGCCCATGAGCCCCAATAGAGAGTAATGTGTAAACAGTGGTGACATCTCTGGAACCCCTACCTGTATGTGTGTTTtatatactgaaaaaataaaggctgGTTAGTAATTAGCTGACAGGAAAATTGGATGGGAGGAAATGTGGTGGTCCTTTGCAGTAGAGACTAACTCCTAAGCAGTGCTATTTCATGAAGGAGCTCACCAAAGAACTCATGCTTTGGTAAAACAGTCTGGTACAGTGGATGAAGTTAATAATTGACTCTCATCACAGGGAGCACATGGGAATTAAATCTCATATTAAAGGTGGTAATAACATTTTTAgtaacattttttccttgtgtttatAATTAGATGAATTGGTAGATAGTGATTACAAGCTTATGTAATTTGTCAGTGTccacttgaaaacaaaagctagGTGAGAACAAAGCTTAGATGAGAACAAAAGCCTTAAGTTAGAGAAAAGTCTGGGGATTCAGGCTTGACGAATTATACATCACAAGCTTTTTAGAAACAGTGACATCTACTCAATCTATCATGTCTGAGAGTCATGATCAGAGCACAGGGGAACTTAGAGTTTGGAGTTCAGACATGAAGCCTTGGCAAAAACGATCTGGCAGTGACTTGTGGAAAGACTCTCAGCAGGGAGCAAGCACAtggtaaaaagaaatgaatctcACTTCAATGTGATTCTTCAAGCTGTTGCTATACCAATTGCTATTCAATTGGCTGCCCATCATTTTGGTCAACTGCAGATGGGTTAACTCTACAGTGAATAGGGTATTGATCGAAGTCAGTTCTGTGACGTGCATCCCACCTGAAAGATTTTAGCAACAGTCACTTTCCAGTTCAATAAGAAAGTAAGATAAATCCAGAATCCATTTACTGCTCCTTAACAAACATCTATCAGGACAACTCGTGTTGTATTTAAACTTGCCTGCTCTTGTGAAATTTTAACGGGGTGCCGGAAGACTGTCCAGAGAACGCTGGGGTAGCAAGGAGGAGTTGTCAGGGATCCTTCATAGCGATAATACTCAGCTGGTCTGTCAGGAAGCAATTCCTGAATGTTGAAACCAGGGACATGGACCATCTGATCTAAAACAGAGGATTTAACAGTGTTAAATGCTGCATCGTTACCGTGTGCATGGTATACTAATGCAATGATTCTGCTCTGCAGTAAGCAGGGTGCTTCGTCTGATctctaggaaaagaaaaatatttgtaagtgGAGATGATCCCGGTTTGACATAGGAAACCCCAAAGTCTGCGTTTCCTATATACAGATCTTGTCATAGATACCAAATCAGAATTTTGTACAATAACCTGTAGCCAAACCAAACAACAGCTGGTGCAGGAAATAAGGCTCCCATGGCTGTGTGTATCTTGCTATACACTCTCCAGAGTAATGCATTGAATATTCAAAGTGTCTCATTTTATGACTGCTTTGCCTGGGATTGCAGGACTGTTTCTGCAGCTGGTTCAGCCTGTCACAGGGTACCTATCTGGTACCTGTCTGATACTTCAGAACAGTCACTCACCCTTATATTTCACATTCCGGAAGTGCCTGAAGATCTTTTCATATGATGGGTTGAAGGGTCCAATCTGTAATGAACAGACTGTTAACAACTGTGTAGGTCCTTGTGCTtttgcacacagcagcaagcagtaTTTGATGAACTCTGCCCTAAGGAAACTGAGTATGCTGTCCAGATTTAAATAGAATTACTCTTTGCAACTGAAATATTACATACCAGTCCCAATAAAACTCTTAGTCTGTCTGTGGCTGTTAAAGGTGCTTTGTTACACTCAGGTCTTAACTGCAGCTTAGTCCTTTTGCACACACTTGAAAGACTGAGTTGCTCTGCCTGTTCGgcctgcagcagaaaggaggagCAGCCATTTCCTCTGAGAACATCAATAGACAGAAGTTCTCAACTGACATGCTGCCCAgctcatctgctgctttctggtcCAAGCCACATCTTTCCACCCACAGATGTTCCTCAGTCTACTGCTCCTCATAGACCACgaagatgaaaaatgaactgTTGGGTAATGCAGAGCCACTGGCAGGAGCAGTAACTCAACTAGCAAGCAAGACCACGTGTTTTAACTGCTACCAACAGCTTTTTGGTTTAATAATCAGTGTCTTTCTTATGAATTCTTGGGTGCTTAGCAACTCCTCTGACAGCAGACATGTTAAACTCTTGTCCTTAGCTGAACTGTAAAAGCCACCGGCTTCCTGAAAGGTTTTCAAAGACCTAATCACCAGACTTAACAACATTCCCttatttgattttaaacatcattatttgggggaaaaaaatcataatccTCTGCATAATATACAGTACTCTGAAGTTTTTCACAGCTGCAACTTCCAAATGAACTGAAATGTAACACAGTTATTGACAAATTCTTAGAACTAGGAAGTGAGGTGGGATGAACTAGAGCTTGGTCTGTGGACGTCGTCACTTTTCCAGTGAAGTGTAGAAGTAGACTTTGAGTGAAGGGTTTTTTATgctgcagaaaattaaaaattgtctTGATAGTTAAGCTTATTCTATTAATTAAGACTTTTAATTCTCAAGAAAATATagatttatatatgtatatatacaagCTTGTCAGAATTGTTTCGTAGCATCATGATTACCTTTAATTGCCTATATGTGTGGCCTCAGAGGGGAATAAGGAAACTTGTCCTGTCATCtaaaaaaagcactgaatttaCTTGGTACCTGTTTACGTATGTGCTGATGGGATCGGCCTAAATGTTACTTTAAAGCTCACTAATGActtaattactgaaaaaatgttaaaaacaaaaacaagaaaacaaactgcaccCCCAGTCTTGTGTCCTACCTCAAGAAGAATAGCCAAAACTGCCAGTCCGTTTGCTTTGTCCATTGCTGCTGTTATATCTGGATATTTCTCAGAGTTATAATGTACAATATGcacctgcagagaaggagataTGTTTTCATGATAATGCTGTGGGCATGgtaatgtttttatttagcaACTGAAAAAGATGAGTGCAGCCATCTCAGGCTAACAGCAGTAGAACAGcattcttcagtgctttttggGCAGAGTGGTGAGATCCtttctggagaaaagcaaaaggtttGAAATACCCCTTCCCAGCTTCTCTCTGGTTGTTATCCCTCCTGTCTACGTGCCTGGGGAGCAAGAAGAATGATTGTTTTCTCTTCAAGGCATCTTGTTTGTAATACTAGCACTGgtaaatgtttctgaaaaaaacagtatttcatttgATCGTTTTGCAGCAAATATCCAATTGGTACTGCATTCCAAAATCTATTCCCAAATCCATAATTCAGGGTTGGGAAAGATAATAAGTAGTTCTTCAATGAAGCAAAAAGTGCGAATAAAGATAGAAGAAGAGCATTTGAAGACGTTGTTCAAACCCAGCCAAGCAGTCTTGTGCAGCTAGAAGGTTACAGAGAAACCAAGCAATCTGCTGGGAGTTACTTAAGAGACCCAGTGCCAGCCCTGAGTTTAGAATATAGCTCCCTGACTTGTAGTACTTTGGAGCCCACCCTGTTGTGGttcaaaagcatattttaattATACACTCAGATCATAAATACTTGGATTAGAATCTTGCAGCCTTTTCAGAAATACACCAAAGTAAAGATCCCATTTGAGATTGTGTCCAGCCTCCTTTATCTCGCTCATTGATTTGAGCATGTCTTACCTCTGCTGCAAAGTGCTTCCCGCTGACTGTGTGCTCTGAGCCTTCCGACTTGTTTCTGTTTCCCCAGTGCAGGTGAAGTTGAGATGCAGTGTATTCAAAAGGGAGGTTTCTGATGTGCATGGTGGGTGACAGATGCATTTTCACTGTAAGCAGACCGAAGGCAGGTGGGGGCAAATGATACCACAGCTTTTAAGGAGGGGGCAAATAAAACTACGACAGTTAAACATAATATGCAGGGAAAGAACAAGGCAGAATAGCTACATTTTTAACTTGGAATCCATCCCAGTCTGTCGATAGGAGCTAAACACTTGTTTGTCATTAACTCTTCCTAAGCGATTCAGAAGAATTTAGaatattcctttttctgctttctttaacTAAATGAACTGAATGTGGGAATTGTTGCTAATTATTGCTCTGTCCTCCTTGAAGAATGCAAAATTATCTCAGCTTTATTAAAGAGAAAGTTATCAAAGTATTGAAGGAAAACTTAGGCTCATGCGCCTTCTCTAATTCCCCTTATAATGCTTAAAATGtcttaataaattaatatttcatagTATTTTTGAAATCTTGTTATATTGAACTCCTCTGTCTGTTTATCCTCTCTAAGCAGCCTGTGACAGCACCAAGTAAACTACTgatctctccctccctcccccttcctcagtCAAACCCAGAGTGCTGCTGTCAAGCAGCAAGATACCTGTTGACCTGAGGTGTTAGTATTTCCTCTTTCAGCATGATGGAATGagtttttttgtatatttgctAATGCTGCTCAGCATGGAGAACAGGCTAGCTTATATTTTGTGTATAAATTACAGTAGAAAGGGAATTGAGATGTTCTCTATTGTCATTGATTACTGAGAAATTGGGTACTTCGTTGAACAATGATTTGTATAAAGAAAATATCATCTGCTTTGCAATTTATCTTTACTGGCTTCTAGTGAGAATATAATTTGTTTCTGACGTGTCCCAGATTTGCTGGGAAAGCAAGGCTCAAAACTCACGAAGGAGCAGctgcaaacattttctgttagctaaaaagcatttcttgagGTCTGCTGTTCTGTCTAGCTGAAGTTAGTAATTGCATCTGGCTTAACTGGCAGTGAAGTGCCTTAGCTGTGTGTAGGACTGTCACATCAGTCACTTCTAAGTACCCTACTGATTTCTTCTCTAGCCATGAGAGAAGATAACAGCAGATGCTGTAATGATCACTCTAACAAAGAGCTGATTTTCCATTGAACCAACTGAGAGATTGGTCTTTACCTGAAGAATGTGTTTGTGATGCTGTACACAGCAGCTTTACCTCACTGaaagcatgaggaaaaaatgagaagtgcATTGCGAGCACATTTTAACAGAGCAtgccagagaagagcagaggcaAAGACTGCAGAGGTCCTTTTGATGCTTGTAGGATACAAGAAGTGCCTTATACGTGTCCTTATTTACATGTCCTCAAGTGTCTCATGAAGGGAAAAGATGGTGGGACAAACTTAACTGTCACTGTATGTAGTGTTGATATGGTAGATATTGCAGATCTTTATGTGACTGCATCCTGTCTGCTT
This Lagopus muta isolate bLagMut1 chromosome 10, bLagMut1 primary, whole genome shotgun sequence DNA region includes the following protein-coding sequences:
- the CA12 gene encoding carbonic anhydrase 12; amino-acid sequence: MSVKSCNRATVTTVLVFFLKIQLSVPASLNGSKWSYIGPDGENTWPKKYPFCGGVFQSPIDFHKDILQYDSNLSPLEFIGYNVSSTDQFTLTNNGHSVKMHLSPTMHIRNLPFEYTASQLHLHWGNRNKSEGSEHTVSGKHFAAEVHIVHYNSEKYPDITAAMDKANGLAVLAILLEIGPFNPSYEKIFRHFRNVKYKDQMVHVPGFNIQELLPDRPAEYYRYEGSLTTPPCYPSVLWTVFRHPVKISQEQLLALETAMYCTESDDPEPLEMVNNFRNVQEFRERLVFISFREGVLVSVVIACIMGVLIFLLVACCLCRRKSCKKEENREVTFTQGRHQKEEAISKL